One window from the genome of Echinicola vietnamensis DSM 17526 encodes:
- a CDS encoding response regulator transcription factor has protein sequence MKILVIEDEKDLLKAIKNSLEKEHYVVETAEEYYEALDKLFVYDYDCILLDIMLPNGSGLEIMEELKSAGKRENVIIVSAKDSLDDKLKGLDLGADDYLTKPFHLAELNARVKAVLRRKQLDGKNTIEIGNAVLDLDNRELRIGGDMVVLNRKEFDILNYFMLNKNRLVSKMALAEHVWGDHTDQADNFDFIYYQIKNLRKRLQEAQANFEIQAVYGIGYKLGEP, from the coding sequence GTGAAAATCTTAGTAATAGAAGACGAAAAGGACCTTTTAAAAGCGATTAAAAATTCGCTTGAAAAGGAACATTATGTCGTGGAAACAGCGGAGGAATATTATGAGGCACTGGATAAGCTTTTTGTTTATGACTATGACTGCATATTATTGGACATTATGCTACCAAACGGAAGTGGTCTGGAAATAATGGAAGAGCTTAAGAGCGCAGGGAAGAGAGAAAATGTCATCATTGTTTCCGCAAAGGATTCCCTTGATGACAAACTGAAGGGCTTGGATCTAGGAGCTGATGACTACCTTACCAAGCCATTCCACCTGGCAGAGCTGAATGCCCGCGTCAAGGCCGTATTGCGCAGAAAGCAGTTGGATGGAAAAAACACCATCGAAATTGGCAATGCGGTGCTGGATTTGGACAACCGAGAGTTGCGGATTGGCGGAGATATGGTGGTACTAAACAGGAAGGAATTTGATATCCTAAATTACTTCATGCTCAATAAAAACCGACTTGTAAGCAAAATGGCCCTTGCTGAACATGTCTGGGGAGATCATACCGACCAGGCGGATAATTTTGATTTCATCTATTACCAGATCAAAAACCTCCGGAAAAGACTGCAAGAGGCTCAGGCCAATTTTGAAATCCAAGCGGTGTATGGAATAGGCTATAAGCTTGGTGAACCATAA
- a CDS encoding group III truncated hemoglobin translates to MAKQDISNREDVEKLVHTFYGQVRQHPHLGPIFNGIVTNWPEHLERLSDFWEMILLQSGPGKQKFNPLKAHKEVDQKTGQGLTQVHFGNWLELWFTTLDMLFEGKVADHAKEHARNMASILFLRIYEARDR, encoded by the coding sequence ATGGCAAAGCAGGATATTAGTAACCGGGAAGATGTAGAAAAACTCGTACATACCTTTTATGGACAAGTGAGACAGCATCCCCATTTAGGACCTATATTTAACGGAATTGTGACCAACTGGCCTGAGCATTTGGAAAGGCTGTCTGATTTTTGGGAGATGATATTGCTTCAATCAGGCCCAGGTAAGCAAAAATTCAATCCACTGAAAGCACACAAAGAGGTGGATCAGAAAACAGGACAGGGGCTTACCCAAGTGCATTTTGGTAATTGGCTGGAATTGTGGTTTACCACCTTGGATATGCTGTTTGAAGGAAAAGTAGCTGACCACGCAAAAGAACATGCTAGAAACATGGCCAGTATTCTGTTTTTGAGGATTTATGAAGCGCGGGATCGGTAG
- a CDS encoding OsmC family protein — protein MKFSRNASANWKGSGKEGKGTVSTETTVLDKTPYSFKSRFEDGKGTNPEELLGAAHAGCFSMKLSFVLNEMGYTAENIDTSAKVTMEDGKISNIHLELNAKVPDISSDDFQKAAKDAKENCPVSALFNTEITMDAKLG, from the coding sequence ATGAAATTTTCAAGAAATGCATCAGCCAATTGGAAAGGCAGTGGAAAAGAAGGTAAAGGTACGGTCAGCACCGAAACCACGGTTTTGGACAAGACCCCTTATTCCTTCAAGTCACGTTTTGAAGATGGTAAAGGTACTAACCCTGAAGAACTATTGGGAGCTGCCCATGCAGGCTGTTTTTCGATGAAACTGAGTTTTGTGCTCAACGAAATGGGGTATACGGCTGAAAACATCGATACCTCAGCTAAAGTCACCATGGAAGACGGCAAGATCTCGAATATCCACTTGGAGCTTAATGCTAAAGTGCCTGATATCAGCTCGGACGATTTCCAAAAAGCGGCCAAGGATGCCAAAGAAAACTGTCCGGTTTCCGCGCTTTTCAATACCGAAATTACCATGGATGCCAAATTGGGATAA
- a CDS encoding aldo/keto reductase, which translates to MKSLTFSNGDTMPIIGLGTWQSKPGEVYNAVLKAIEIGYRHFDCAYIYKNEKEIGDAFAKAFADGTIKREDIWVTSKLWNDSHKPEHVLPALESTLKDLQLDYLDLYLVHWPLALKHGVDFPEENGDFEHLDNIPLSTTWAAMEGLLETGKVKHIGVSNFKIEKLKEILASAKSKPEVNQVEMHPFLPQQGLVDYCKKEGIHLTAYAPLGAAYRTQGQDGVDLPILLENDQVKNIANKLNATTAQVVLAWNIQRDIAVIPKSVTPSRIEENFKSNLLTLSQEEMDQLNQLEGPYRFTDGKLWTTHNSPYELSDFWEEYS; encoded by the coding sequence ATGAAATCACTGACTTTTAGTAATGGGGACACCATGCCTATAATAGGCTTGGGTACTTGGCAGTCCAAACCAGGAGAAGTGTACAATGCCGTTTTAAAAGCCATAGAAATCGGCTATCGTCATTTCGACTGCGCTTATATTTACAAAAACGAAAAAGAAATCGGGGACGCCTTTGCCAAAGCTTTTGCTGATGGGACCATTAAACGTGAAGACATTTGGGTGACATCCAAGCTATGGAACGATAGCCACAAACCGGAACACGTACTTCCTGCCTTGGAAAGCACGTTAAAGGACCTTCAGCTGGATTACTTGGACCTTTATTTGGTTCACTGGCCATTGGCCTTAAAGCACGGAGTGGATTTCCCCGAAGAGAACGGAGACTTTGAGCATTTGGATAACATTCCACTGTCTACCACATGGGCCGCTATGGAAGGGCTGCTGGAAACCGGGAAGGTAAAGCATATTGGCGTTTCCAACTTTAAGATTGAAAAGCTGAAAGAAATTCTGGCTTCAGCCAAGAGCAAACCTGAGGTCAACCAAGTGGAGATGCACCCATTTCTTCCCCAGCAAGGATTGGTAGATTATTGTAAGAAAGAGGGGATTCACCTGACGGCCTACGCACCGCTTGGAGCTGCTTACCGGACCCAAGGCCAAGACGGGGTAGACCTGCCGATTCTGTTGGAAAACGACCAGGTGAAAAACATCGCCAATAAGCTAAACGCCACCACTGCCCAAGTGGTACTCGCTTGGAATATACAACGGGATATCGCCGTGATTCCCAAGTCGGTAACCCCTTCAAGGATTGAGGAAAACTTTAAGTCAAATTTACTGACCCTGAGTCAGGAAGAAATGGATCAGCTCAATCAACTGGAAGGACCGTATCGTTTTACGGACGGCAAGCTATGGACAACACACAACAGTCCATATGAACTATCAGATTTCTGGGAGGAATACTCCTGA
- the thiH gene encoding 2-iminoacetate synthase ThiH has product MNEFRDLLAQYPPEEVDKALASITPERVEQALAKTERDLEDFLALISSAAAPYLEKMAQKSRQLTLQRFGNNMQLFAPLYLSNECQNICTYCGFSLDNKIPRKTLSDQEIMKEVEVLKGLGFEHILLVTGEANRTVGVDYLEHAIQLIKPHFANVSMEVQPLDQHEYERLISSGLHSVLVYQETYYRDTYKIHHPKGKKSNFDYRLETPDRLGKAGIHKIGIGSLIGLEDWRVDSFYTAMHLRYLEKKYWQTKYAISFPRLRPFSGGQEPKVAMNDRELVQLICAYRLLDPDVELSLSTRESEHFRNHVIKLGITSMSAGSKTNPGGYAAGEESLEQFEISDERSPANIAALLERNGYQPVWKDWDPALQSTFG; this is encoded by the coding sequence ATGAATGAGTTTAGAGACCTATTAGCCCAATATCCACCCGAGGAAGTCGATAAAGCCCTCGCCAGCATAACACCGGAAAGGGTAGAGCAGGCATTGGCCAAAACAGAAAGGGATCTGGAGGATTTTTTGGCCTTGATTTCTTCTGCAGCGGCGCCATACTTGGAAAAGATGGCCCAGAAAAGCCGTCAATTGACCTTGCAGCGGTTTGGGAACAATATGCAGCTTTTTGCACCCTTATACCTCTCCAACGAATGCCAAAACATTTGCACGTATTGCGGATTTAGCCTAGACAATAAAATTCCCCGGAAGACCCTTTCCGACCAGGAAATCATGAAGGAGGTGGAAGTATTGAAAGGTTTGGGCTTTGAGCACATCCTGTTGGTGACGGGTGAAGCAAACCGGACGGTAGGGGTAGACTACCTCGAACACGCCATCCAACTGATCAAACCCCATTTTGCAAACGTCAGCATGGAGGTGCAGCCATTGGACCAGCATGAGTATGAACGGCTGATCAGCAGTGGGCTGCATAGCGTACTGGTTTATCAAGAGACGTATTACCGTGATACCTATAAAATTCACCATCCCAAAGGCAAAAAATCAAACTTCGACTACCGGCTCGAAACGCCAGACCGGTTGGGAAAGGCAGGTATCCACAAAATCGGTATCGGATCATTAATTGGTTTGGAGGATTGGCGAGTGGACAGTTTTTATACCGCAATGCATTTGCGCTATTTAGAGAAGAAGTACTGGCAAACCAAATATGCCATCTCCTTTCCCCGTCTGCGCCCATTTTCCGGGGGACAAGAACCTAAGGTGGCCATGAATGACCGAGAATTAGTGCAGCTCATTTGCGCATATCGTCTACTTGATCCTGACGTGGAATTGTCTTTATCCACAAGGGAATCAGAGCATTTCAGAAACCATGTGATCAAATTGGGCATTACATCCATGAGTGCCGGTTCCAAAACCAATCCCGGAGGCTATGCAGCGGGCGAGGAATCCCTCGAGCAATTTGAGATTTCCGATGAGAGAAGCCCTGCTAACATCGCGGCCCTATTGGAAAGAAACGGCTATCAACCCGTTTGGAAAGATTGGGACCCAGCGTTGCAAAGTACTTTTGGGTAA
- a CDS encoding thiazole synthase, with amino-acid sequence MLTIANKTFTSRLFTGTGKFPTYPSMQEALEISESELVTVALRRVDIKDKADDMLAHLSHPRINLLPNTSGVRTAKEAVFAAQLAREALETNWVKLEIHPDPKYLLPDPIETLKATETLVKEGFTVLPYIHADPVLCKRLEEAGAAAVMPLGAPIGSNNGLRTLDFLKIIIEQSNVPVVVDAGLGVPSHAAQAMEIGADAVLVNTAIAVAQQPTAMAKAFKMAVEAGRMAFECGQGAMSSHANASSPLTEFLSYE; translated from the coding sequence ATGTTGACCATTGCCAATAAAACCTTCACCTCAAGGCTATTTACTGGAACAGGAAAGTTTCCTACTTATCCCTCCATGCAAGAAGCCTTGGAAATTTCCGAATCAGAGCTGGTAACCGTGGCCCTAAGAAGAGTGGACATCAAGGACAAAGCGGACGATATGCTGGCCCACTTATCGCATCCAAGGATCAATTTGCTGCCAAACACTTCTGGTGTTCGCACCGCAAAGGAGGCCGTATTTGCTGCACAGCTGGCCCGTGAGGCACTTGAAACCAATTGGGTAAAATTAGAAATCCACCCGGATCCCAAGTATTTATTGCCCGACCCCATCGAGACCTTAAAGGCGACCGAAACCCTTGTCAAAGAAGGGTTTACCGTCTTGCCATACATTCATGCTGATCCGGTGCTCTGCAAGCGGTTAGAAGAAGCCGGAGCCGCAGCGGTGATGCCCCTTGGCGCTCCGATCGGCAGTAATAATGGGCTCAGGACGTTGGATTTTCTAAAGATCATTATTGAACAGAGCAACGTGCCGGTGGTGGTCGATGCAGGCCTTGGGGTTCCTTCCCACGCTGCCCAAGCCATGGAGATCGGAGCTGATGCCGTATTGGTCAATACTGCCATCGCAGTGGCACAACAACCAACAGCCATGGCAAAGGCTTTCAAAATGGCCGTAGAAGCGGGGAGAATGGCCTTTGAATGCGGCCAAGGAGCCATGAGCTCCCATGCAAATGCGAGTAGCCCACTAACAGAATTCTTGTCTTATGAATGA
- a CDS encoding thiamine phosphate synthase — MTKINSLHYITPNLDHPKDYLDAIQSYCEAGGKWVQLRMKAFPKAVILRTAFGAKEICQRYGCSLIINDHPEIAHKSGADGVHVGKKDKSAKDIRECYGDRLLIGATANTLDDILVAAPVADYIGLGPLRYTSTKKDLSPILGIDGYQKIIPKSKNIFPHLPIIAIGGIIQDDLPALKAARLDGVAISGLLQKSSTPQILIEEIKNTFAYVDHCQ, encoded by the coding sequence ATGACCAAAATCAATTCATTACATTACATCACACCTAATCTCGACCATCCAAAGGACTATTTGGATGCCATCCAATCGTATTGCGAAGCAGGAGGAAAATGGGTGCAACTAAGGATGAAGGCATTTCCAAAGGCCGTGATTTTGAGAACTGCCTTTGGTGCCAAAGAGATCTGTCAAAGATATGGCTGTTCATTGATCATTAATGATCATCCTGAGATCGCCCATAAATCGGGAGCAGACGGTGTGCATGTCGGGAAGAAAGACAAATCCGCCAAAGATATCCGAGAATGCTATGGCGACCGGTTGCTCATTGGCGCTACTGCAAATACCCTGGATGATATCTTGGTCGCGGCACCAGTGGCAGATTATATTGGTTTAGGACCGCTGCGCTACACTAGCACGAAAAAAGATTTAAGTCCTATACTGGGAATAGATGGTTATCAGAAGATTATACCAAAATCAAAAAACATATTCCCGCACTTGCCTATCATTGCCATAGGAGGAATAATCCAGGATGACCTTCCTGCTTTAAAAGCAGCTCGGCTTGACGGTGTGGCCATCAGTGGCCTTCTCCAAAAGAGTAGTACCCCTCAAATATTAATTGAAGAAATCAAAAATACATTCGCCTATGTTGACCATTGCCAATAA
- a CDS encoding thiamine phosphate synthase encodes MELVVISSPKSENDEIETMVQLLDHGLYRLHLRKPDWSKDQVEALIAQIPVAYYPKISLHEHHELIEALGLGGRHFKSDQTVHAGSGVGSKSFHDLAAMEDDINHSLDYGFIGPVFDSISKPGYRQQFTVEKIGDWIANHKRQLSFRLFALGGIIPKHLPDLKLAGFDGAALLGGVWNGTDTQERLNRFLTYKNIPL; translated from the coding sequence ATGGAGCTGGTCGTCATCAGTTCACCGAAAAGCGAAAATGATGAAATCGAAACCATGGTCCAGCTTTTGGACCATGGTCTTTACCGTCTCCATCTACGAAAGCCGGACTGGTCAAAAGACCAAGTAGAAGCGCTCATTGCGCAGATTCCTGTCGCTTACTACCCGAAAATATCCCTTCACGAGCACCACGAGCTCATCGAAGCACTCGGACTAGGAGGGAGGCACTTTAAAAGTGACCAAACAGTGCATGCTGGTTCCGGCGTTGGGAGTAAATCCTTTCATGATCTCGCAGCAATGGAAGACGATATCAACCACTCCTTAGATTATGGATTTATAGGTCCCGTTTTTGACAGTATTTCGAAGCCGGGTTACCGACAGCAATTTACAGTAGAAAAAATCGGCGACTGGATCGCAAACCATAAACGACAGCTATCCTTTCGACTATTTGCGCTGGGCGGGATCATTCCAAAACATCTTCCTGATTTAAAATTGGCCGGTTTTGATGGAGCGGCATTGCTTGGAGGGGTGTGGAATGGTACAGATACCCAAGAACGATTAAACCGGTTTTTAACCTATAAAAATATACCCCTATAA
- the thiC gene encoding phosphomethylpyrimidine synthase ThiC, with protein sequence MKTLSQENIESYITTDPFPNSKKVYVSGTLHPIKVAMREIALHDTVSHLDRHETVEKNPPVTVYDTSGPYTDPAAEIDVKKGLPRLREEWITNTGDVEQLDQLTSAYGQRRLANPALDKLRFDLVKMPYRAKSGNNVSQMHYAKKGIITPEMEYIAIRENQRIAEQQELTKQHPGQNYGANTPKGMITPEFVRDEVAMGRAVIPANINHPEAEPMIIGRNFLVKINANIGNSAIGSSIEEEVEKAVWACRWGADTIMDLSTGKNIHETREWILRNSPVPIGTVPIYQALEKVNGKAEDLTWELFRDTLIEQAEQGVDYFTIHAGVLLRYVPMTAKRVTGIVSRGGSIMAKWCLAHHKENFLYTHFEEICEIMKAYNVTFSLGDGLRPGSIADANDPAQFAELETLGELTKIAWKHDVQTIIEGPGHIPMHMIKENMDKQLVACGEAPFYTLGPLTTDIAPGYDHITSGIGAAMIGWYGCAMLCYVTPKEHLGLPEKKDVKDGVITYKIAAHAADLAKGHPGAQYRDDALSKARFEFRWEDQFNLSLDPDTARSFHDETLPADGAKIAHFCSMCGPNFCSMKITQDVRDYADKNGLNDQEAIEEGMQKKAQEFSDKGGEIYLNQ encoded by the coding sequence ATGAAAACGCTCAGTCAAGAAAACATTGAATCTTACATTACCACAGATCCTTTTCCTAATTCAAAGAAAGTATATGTATCGGGCACCTTGCATCCCATAAAGGTGGCCATGCGTGAAATCGCGCTGCATGATACCGTATCACACTTGGACCGTCATGAGACGGTAGAAAAAAATCCACCTGTAACGGTTTATGACACCAGTGGTCCCTATACTGATCCAGCGGCAGAGATAGATGTAAAAAAAGGGCTTCCCAGGCTCCGCGAAGAGTGGATCACCAATACGGGAGATGTGGAACAGCTAGATCAACTCACTTCAGCATACGGTCAGCGAAGACTGGCCAATCCCGCATTGGATAAGTTGCGGTTTGACCTGGTGAAAATGCCTTATCGTGCCAAATCAGGAAACAATGTAAGCCAGATGCATTATGCCAAAAAAGGCATCATCACTCCAGAGATGGAATACATTGCCATTCGTGAAAACCAACGCATCGCAGAACAGCAAGAACTCACCAAACAGCATCCTGGCCAAAATTATGGTGCCAATACGCCTAAAGGAATGATTACACCGGAATTTGTTCGGGATGAAGTGGCAATGGGCAGGGCAGTTATTCCGGCCAATATCAACCACCCCGAAGCAGAGCCCATGATTATCGGGCGAAATTTCTTGGTTAAGATCAATGCCAATATCGGAAACTCGGCGATAGGCTCCAGTATTGAAGAAGAAGTAGAAAAGGCCGTTTGGGCGTGCCGATGGGGAGCAGATACGATCATGGACCTTTCCACCGGAAAGAATATTCACGAAACCCGTGAATGGATTCTTCGCAATAGCCCCGTTCCCATTGGGACGGTACCCATTTACCAAGCGTTGGAAAAAGTCAACGGCAAGGCAGAAGACCTGACGTGGGAACTGTTTCGGGACACCCTGATCGAGCAGGCAGAACAAGGCGTGGATTATTTCACCATTCATGCCGGAGTATTGCTCCGTTACGTTCCCATGACCGCCAAAAGGGTGACAGGAATTGTTTCCAGGGGAGGTTCCATTATGGCCAAATGGTGCTTGGCCCACCACAAAGAAAATTTCCTTTACACCCATTTTGAGGAAATCTGTGAAATTATGAAAGCGTATAACGTCACCTTTTCACTCGGGGATGGTTTACGCCCAGGATCCATTGCGGATGCCAATGATCCGGCCCAATTTGCAGAACTTGAAACGTTGGGTGAATTGACGAAAATTGCTTGGAAACATGACGTACAGACCATTATCGAAGGCCCCGGCCATATTCCGATGCATATGATCAAAGAGAACATGGATAAGCAGTTGGTAGCCTGTGGGGAAGCGCCTTTCTATACCTTGGGACCATTGACGACGGATATTGCCCCCGGTTATGACCACATCACTTCAGGAATTGGTGCGGCGATGATCGGATGGTACGGTTGTGCGATGCTGTGTTATGTTACCCCTAAGGAACATTTGGGCTTGCCAGAGAAAAAGGATGTCAAAGACGGCGTCATCACCTATAAAATCGCTGCCCATGCAGCAGATTTGGCAAAGGGACACCCTGGAGCCCAATACCGTGATGATGCCCTCAGCAAGGCCCGTTTTGAATTCCGCTGGGAAGACCAGTTTAACCTTTCCCTAGACCCGGACACCGCAAGGTCATTCCATGATGAGACACTTCCTGCAGATGGTGCCAAAATAGCCCATTTCTGTAGCATGTGTGGCCCCAATTTCTGCAGTATGAAAATCACCCAAGATGTAAGGGATTATGCTGACAAGAATGGACTGAATGATCAAGAAGCCATCGAAGAAGGGATGCAAAAGAAAGCACAGGAGTTCTCCGATAAAGGTGGTGAAATCTATCTAAATCAATAA
- the thiS gene encoding sulfur carrier protein ThiS, which yields MNFILNGEPFELTEGNLSLSGMLQQQQIDATRGMALAVNDQVIPKSEWDHYQVSENDKILIIKATQGG from the coding sequence ATGAATTTTATCCTTAACGGTGAGCCTTTTGAGCTTACAGAGGGGAATTTGTCATTGTCAGGAATGCTCCAACAACAACAGATTGATGCCACCCGTGGGATGGCCTTGGCAGTCAATGACCAAGTGATTCCCAAATCCGAATGGGACCATTACCAAGTCTCTGAAAACGACAAGATCCTTATTATCAAAGCCACCCAAGGCGGATAA
- a CDS encoding ectonucleotide pyrophosphatase/phosphodiesterase — protein sequence MRLFFVTVLSMLTIFEGFGQGQPASYVLLISLDGYRHDYTERFHPPHIEAFISEGTAATSMIPSFPTKTFPNHYTIATGMRPGNHGLVDNTFFSPEKDKMYRISDRSVVQDGSWYGGTPIWVQAEKNGLTSASYFFVGSEAAIQGIRPSYYYDYDGTVPNAERIDQVLKWLELPEAERPKMITLYFSDMDDTGHKYGPDNDEKLEEALLKLDRELGTLFEGVKKTGLPVNIIIVSDHGMANVTKDRLIDIEKLLAPFPLEYYNNGALAHLHLQDPKDKKRLKRSLRELEDHFTVVDPLTKGHYGSSIEYPSRVGDLLLIPDPEHYLVATSGFIKYQNRGAMYDTKTFGEHGFDPKWKDMHAIFYANGPSIKSGLTVNSFENIHVYPLLCTLLQLPIPAHIDGDKRVLEHILKENTTEK from the coding sequence ATGAGGTTATTTTTCGTCACGGTCTTATCGATGTTAACCATTTTCGAAGGATTTGGTCAAGGGCAACCGGCATCTTACGTGCTATTAATCTCCTTGGATGGCTATCGTCATGATTATACCGAGCGGTTTCATCCACCACATATAGAAGCGTTCATTTCGGAAGGAACAGCTGCCACCTCGATGATTCCTTCCTTTCCAACCAAAACCTTTCCTAATCACTACACCATCGCTACGGGTATGAGACCTGGTAATCATGGATTGGTGGACAATACTTTTTTTAGTCCTGAGAAAGATAAAATGTACCGCATCAGTGATCGCTCGGTCGTACAGGATGGAAGTTGGTATGGCGGTACTCCCATTTGGGTCCAGGCAGAAAAAAATGGCCTCACATCAGCCAGTTATTTCTTTGTCGGCTCTGAAGCTGCCATTCAGGGGATTCGTCCAAGTTATTACTATGACTATGACGGCACCGTTCCCAATGCAGAACGGATAGATCAGGTCCTGAAATGGTTAGAACTTCCTGAAGCGGAGCGGCCAAAGATGATTACCTTGTATTTTTCTGACATGGACGATACAGGACATAAATATGGTCCTGATAACGACGAGAAGTTAGAAGAGGCCCTGCTAAAGTTGGATCGTGAATTGGGAACGTTGTTTGAAGGTGTAAAAAAAACGGGGCTTCCTGTAAATATCATCATTGTTTCCGATCACGGAATGGCCAATGTGACCAAAGACCGGCTGATCGATATAGAAAAGCTCTTGGCACCTTTTCCATTGGAATATTACAATAATGGAGCTTTGGCCCATTTGCATTTGCAGGACCCAAAGGACAAGAAAAGGCTCAAACGATCCCTTCGAGAGTTAGAAGATCACTTTACTGTCGTAGATCCACTGACCAAGGGCCATTATGGATCGTCCATTGAGTACCCGTCAAGGGTTGGGGATCTATTGCTTATTCCGGATCCTGAACATTACCTTGTGGCTACGTCGGGATTCATCAAATACCAAAATCGAGGGGCAATGTATGATACCAAAACCTTTGGCGAGCACGGATTTGATCCGAAGTGGAAGGACATGCATGCCATTTTTTATGCCAATGGTCCCTCCATCAAGTCAGGATTGACCGTTAATTCCTTCGAGAACATCCATGTTTACCCGCTGCTCTGCACCTTACTCCAACTTCCCATTCCAGCGCACATTGATGGGGATAAACGGGTATTGGAGCATATTTTAAAGGAGAATACTACCGAAAAATAA
- a CDS encoding tetratricopeptide repeat protein, producing the protein MKKLILSLALVGVASTVAFGQKKVVKSAEKNLRKGNISEALTDIETATQDPETGADPETFLIKGKILTIQFAADSSNTEATVDKGRNALDAFRKSLDMDGNDSTSKIGKEIYKEVVPGLPENLQGEGIFKLKTASVDKAISRYETDDNALASKFFAIAADIDPKDTSIVFNAGYTANMAEDYDAAKKYLTMLLDVPEYNKLNAYYFLIQIANQQEDDQEEAYRLVKQAREEYPNDKGLSEFEIQLLLQLEKMDEAMASIKQSLDQDPNNAPIRLRYGYLKEQSGDLDGALEEYLKTVEIDPDFFEGNYYAGAVYIDQARGIINEVNDLPDEEWEAKSEDMLAEADSLYEKAIPLFEKAVELKPDNTEILRILHSIHTRLKNEEKAAEYDQKLQELLGPDWLEQ; encoded by the coding sequence ATGAAGAAATTAATTTTATCATTGGCTTTGGTCGGTGTGGCTTCAACAGTAGCCTTTGGCCAGAAAAAGGTTGTTAAATCAGCTGAAAAGAACCTGAGAAAAGGTAATATCTCAGAAGCACTTACCGACATCGAAACGGCAACACAAGACCCTGAAACAGGAGCCGATCCGGAAACATTCTTAATCAAAGGTAAGATCCTTACCATCCAATTTGCAGCCGATTCCTCTAATACTGAGGCTACAGTGGATAAAGGAAGAAATGCCCTTGATGCCTTTAGAAAATCATTGGACATGGATGGAAATGATTCCACCAGTAAGATTGGCAAGGAAATTTACAAAGAAGTAGTTCCGGGTCTTCCTGAGAACCTTCAAGGAGAAGGCATCTTCAAATTGAAAACTGCTTCAGTAGACAAAGCCATTAGCAGATATGAAACGGATGACAATGCGTTGGCATCTAAGTTCTTTGCCATCGCAGCGGACATTGATCCGAAAGATACATCTATTGTGTTCAATGCTGGTTATACAGCTAACATGGCAGAAGATTACGATGCAGCAAAAAAATACCTAACGATGTTGCTTGATGTACCAGAGTACAACAAGCTCAACGCTTACTATTTCCTGATCCAAATTGCCAATCAGCAGGAAGATGATCAAGAAGAGGCTTATAGATTGGTAAAACAAGCACGTGAAGAATACCCTAACGACAAAGGGCTTTCTGAATTCGAAATTCAGCTACTGCTTCAACTGGAAAAAATGGATGAGGCCATGGCTTCCATCAAGCAATCCCTTGACCAAGATCCAAACAATGCGCCCATCCGCTTGCGATATGGTTACCTTAAAGAGCAATCTGGTGATCTTGACGGTGCATTGGAAGAGTACTTGAAAACAGTAGAAATTGATCCGGATTTCTTTGAAGGAAATTATTATGCTGGTGCGGTTTACATCGATCAAGCAAGAGGAATCATCAATGAGGTAAATGACCTTCCAGATGAGGAGTGGGAAGCCAAATCTGAAGACATGTTAGCAGAAGCTGACAGCCTTTATGAAAAAGCAATTCCTTTGTTTGAAAAAGCGGTAGAGCTTAAGCCCGACAATACAGAAATTTTGAGAATTCTTCATTCTATCCATACACGTCTAAAAAATGAAGAAAAAGCTGCAGAATATGATCAAAAACTGCAAGAGCTTCTTGGACCAGACTGGTTAGAACAATAA